From the genome of Fundulus heteroclitus isolate FHET01 chromosome 9, MU-UCD_Fhet_4.1, whole genome shotgun sequence, one region includes:
- the LOC105938318 gene encoding chitinase 3 produces the protein MPAAMRLAVLLCLLIVTLCNVTTVFSEATNVTSTTTSASHAALSSATSSTAKTTTVAPQSQTSTQITADVALTSPQTPTEEKTHPSNTPLNTTISQTFDVSVTQSETVPSTSASLNVTSGTTVNATSPALSDNKGNYNLASNPGLVAVICIFSIVLGLLLVVIMVKCVTSSRSKFERLEDVPMGKVNEASPFAQYSK, from the exons ATGCCTGCAGCGATGCGCCTCGCTGTCCTGCTTTGCCTCCTCATAGTGACGCTCTGCAACG TCACCACCGTGTTCTCTGAAGCTACAAATGTTACATCGACAACCACAAGTGCTTCACATGCAGCTTTGAGCTCAGCAACGTCCTCCACAGCGAAAACCACCACCGTCGCACCACAGTCCCAAACGTCAACGCAGATTACCGCCGACGTAGCTTTGACTTCACCACAGACACCCACAGAGGAGAAAACCCATCCAAGCAACACTCCCCTGAACACGACGATCAGCCAAACATTCGACGTGTCGGTTACACAGTCGGAGACCGTCCCATCGACGTCCGCGTCGCTAAATGTCACCTCTGGTACCACGGTAAACGCAACCAGTCCAG CTCTTTCAGACAACAAAGGAAATTACAACTTGGCCTCAAACCCTGGCCTTGTGGCCGTCATCTGCATCTTTTCTATTGTCCTCGGCCTCTTGCTGGTGGTTATAATGGTGAAATGTGTCACCTCATCAAGGTCCAAATTTGAGAGGCTCGAAGACGTGCCCATG GGCAAAGTGAACGAAGCCTCTCCCTTCGCTCAGTACTCAAAATGA